A window from Sinanaerobacter sp. ZZT-01 encodes these proteins:
- a CDS encoding ATP-dependent RecD-like DNA helicase has protein sequence MEEKQGSIAEVIYYNKENCYTIAVIENEEEQFTAVGYLPVAEKGRTFTFQGMWKNHPVYGEQFAFSVFREQMPQSIQGIEGFLASGVMKGIGKKTAAAIVKQFGTDTFRIIEEEPERLCEAEGIGQVKAASVCEAFHAHREFAQITLFFQQYGISANYAMKLYKVYGADTIKAIEENPYSLVNDVYGIGFRKADQIAEKMGMDKRDENRIHSGILYALWSFVNEGHTFAPQKLFCEQTGQLLDVSAEEIYEAAVEMSMEGEIHLENLDGRNVLFLSAYWNAEQAVCKKLMLLNQAILKHINIDVEQFIRGQELKSGMILSENQKYAVTSCLKNGVSVITGGPGTGKTTIIHTIMGIFEQCGFQTAIAAPTGRAAKRITETSGYPASTIHRLLEYYYSEGEDSMRFGKNEEDPLAYDAIIVDEASMIDIILMNGLLAAIPEGTRLIVVGDADQLPSVGAGNVLRDIIESEIIYSVKLTEIFRQAKESMIVVNAHRINKGDYPDCNGKDKDFFLLRKNGEKDTVNTLLDLCVRRLPNYYKDCTAVRDIQVLTPVRKGILGSSQMNKELQAALNPENPLKAEKKFGDRLFREGDKVMQIRNNYQLAWKHLHDLSEGEGVFNGEVGFIQSIDNENGEIHILFEENKHVTYEFSQMDELELAYAITVHKSQGSEFPIVVMPVSWFPPMLATRNLLYTAVTRARQSVVLVGSENKLHAMVDNNRIIERYSGLGLRLRAFLQPSS, from the coding sequence ATGGAAGAAAAGCAGGGAAGTATAGCAGAAGTTATTTATTATAATAAAGAAAACTGCTATACCATTGCAGTGATAGAAAATGAAGAAGAGCAATTCACGGCAGTCGGTTATCTGCCCGTGGCGGAAAAAGGACGAACCTTTACTTTTCAGGGAATGTGGAAAAATCATCCGGTTTATGGAGAGCAATTTGCATTCTCTGTTTTTCGTGAACAAATGCCGCAAAGTATACAGGGAATTGAAGGTTTTTTGGCATCCGGCGTCATGAAGGGGATCGGAAAGAAAACCGCGGCGGCAATTGTAAAGCAATTTGGGACAGATACGTTTCGCATTATTGAAGAGGAACCGGAGCGTTTATGTGAAGCGGAGGGGATTGGTCAGGTTAAAGCAGCTTCTGTTTGTGAAGCCTTCCATGCACATCGGGAATTTGCACAAATTACTTTGTTTTTCCAGCAATACGGGATCTCCGCCAATTATGCAATGAAGCTGTATAAGGTTTACGGGGCGGATACTATTAAAGCGATAGAAGAAAATCCTTACAGCTTAGTAAACGATGTCTATGGGATTGGATTTCGCAAGGCAGATCAGATTGCAGAAAAAATGGGAATGGACAAGCGAGATGAAAACCGCATCCATAGTGGCATTTTATATGCCTTATGGTCATTTGTAAATGAAGGACATACCTTTGCTCCGCAAAAGCTTTTCTGCGAGCAGACGGGGCAGCTCTTAGATGTTAGTGCGGAAGAAATTTATGAAGCAGCCGTGGAGATGTCGATGGAGGGTGAAATTCATTTAGAAAATCTGGATGGCAGAAATGTACTGTTTCTTTCTGCATATTGGAATGCAGAGCAGGCGGTTTGTAAAAAATTGATGCTTTTGAATCAAGCAATCTTAAAACACATTAATATTGATGTGGAGCAATTTATTCGGGGACAGGAGCTAAAAAGCGGAATGATACTCTCGGAGAATCAGAAATATGCTGTGACCTCTTGCTTAAAAAACGGAGTTTCAGTGATTACCGGCGGACCGGGAACCGGAAAAACTACGATTATTCATACCATAATGGGAATCTTTGAGCAGTGTGGCTTTCAGACTGCGATCGCAGCACCGACTGGGCGGGCAGCAAAGCGTATTACAGAAACTTCCGGCTATCCGGCTTCTACGATTCATCGACTTTTGGAATACTATTACTCTGAAGGAGAAGATTCCATGCGCTTTGGAAAGAATGAAGAAGACCCTTTGGCATACGATGCAATTATTGTGGACGAGGCTTCAATGATTGATATTATATTGATGAATGGTCTGCTTGCTGCGATACCGGAAGGGACTCGCTTGATTGTAGTTGGAGACGCAGATCAATTACCTTCTGTAGGTGCGGGCAATGTGCTAAGAGATATTATTGAAAGCGAAATCATCTATTCTGTGAAGCTCACCGAGATTTTTCGTCAAGCAAAGGAAAGCATGATTGTAGTGAATGCACATCGAATCAACAAAGGAGATTACCCTGATTGCAATGGCAAGGATAAGGATTTTTTCCTGCTACGTAAAAACGGAGAAAAAGATACGGTTAATACTTTACTGGATTTGTGTGTAAGGCGTCTGCCCAATTATTATAAAGATTGCACGGCTGTACGTGATATTCAAGTATTGACACCAGTGAGAAAGGGTATTTTAGGTAGCAGCCAGATGAATAAAGAATTACAGGCAGCGTTAAATCCGGAAAATCCGCTCAAGGCAGAGAAAAAATTTGGAGACCGTTTGTTTCGGGAAGGCGATAAGGTAATGCAGATCCGAAATAATTACCAGCTTGCCTGGAAACATTTGCACGACCTTTCAGAAGGAGAGGGCGTTTTTAATGGGGAAGTTGGATTTATACAGAGCATTGATAATGAAAATGGGGAAATACACATTCTATTTGAGGAAAATAAGCATGTAACTTATGAGTTTTCACAAATGGATGAATTGGAGCTTGCATATGCTATAACTGTGCATAAGAGCCAGGGAAGTGAATTTCCGATTGTTGTAATGCCTGTGAGCTGGTTTCCGCCGATGCTTGCGACAAGAAACCTCTTATACACGGCTGTGACACGTGCAAGGCAGTCTGTGGTATTAGTTGGCTCAGAAAATAAGCTGCATGCGATGGTAGATAACAATCGTATCATAGAACGCTATTCTGGGCTGGGATTACGCCTGCGTGCTTTTTTACAGCCGAGCAGTTAA
- a CDS encoding 3'-5' exoribonuclease YhaM family protein, translating into MKERYVVELRAEEELQDFFLVKSVGIKIGSNKKQYLDLLLADNTGEITAKKWDVADTELPSLNEIKEGDIIKVKANVTEWNGMKQLRVLRVRKAVTQDQVDLVQFIKAAPEKAEDMLQYILDAVEKMKDLDLKRLCERVLADNHEKLLYYPAAAKNHHAELSGLLYHMKRMLDMGERACLVYTNLKRDWVIAGVILHDMEKINEIEANELGVASGYSFEGQMLGHLVQGVKTIDRLARELGMEREKAILLEHMILTHHYEPEFGSPKKPLFPEAEILHYLDMLDARMYDMQEALNGVEPGGFSDRVWTLDNRKLYKPLEEEGEANHD; encoded by the coding sequence ATGAAAGAACGTTATGTTGTAGAATTACGTGCGGAAGAAGAATTGCAGGATTTTTTTCTGGTAAAGTCTGTAGGAATTAAAATTGGATCAAATAAAAAGCAATATCTTGATTTGCTGCTTGCAGATAACACCGGAGAAATCACAGCAAAAAAATGGGACGTAGCGGATACGGAACTGCCATCTTTGAATGAAATTAAAGAAGGAGATATCATTAAAGTCAAGGCGAATGTTACAGAATGGAACGGAATGAAACAACTGCGTGTTCTTCGTGTGCGCAAAGCTGTTACACAAGATCAGGTTGACTTGGTACAATTTATTAAAGCTGCCCCGGAAAAAGCAGAGGATATGCTGCAATACATCTTAGATGCAGTTGAGAAAATGAAAGACTTGGATTTAAAAAGATTATGTGAACGGGTGCTTGCGGATAATCACGAAAAACTACTGTATTATCCGGCAGCGGCGAAGAATCATCATGCCGAGCTTTCCGGACTTCTTTACCATATGAAACGCATGCTGGATATGGGAGAAAGAGCTTGCCTTGTATATACCAATCTAAAGCGGGACTGGGTGATAGCAGGAGTTATCTTACATGATATGGAGAAGATAAACGAAATTGAAGCAAATGAACTTGGAGTGGCATCCGGTTATTCGTTTGAAGGGCAGATGCTCGGACACCTTGTTCAGGGAGTGAAGACCATTGATCGATTAGCAAGAGAGCTTGGGATGGAACGAGAAAAGGCAATTCTATTAGAACATATGATTTTAACGCACCATTATGAACCGGAATTCGGAAGTCCAAAGAAACCTTTGTTTCCAGAAGCAGAAATATTACATTATTTGGATATGTTGGATGCTCGGATGTATGACATGCAGGAAGCACTGAATGGTGTAGAACCGGGTGGATTTTCCGACCGTGTATGGACTTTGGATAATCGAAAGCTGTATAAACCGTTAGAGGAAGAAGGAGAAGCAAATCATGATTAA
- a CDS encoding NAD(+) synthase, with amino-acid sequence MNQLGLIRTAAVSPKLKVSNTAYNTQEILKCARVADARGAGVILFPELCITGYTCADLFYQTFLYEQNLNSLKTIVDATSNMNAALIVGFYLKVENNYYNCAALIQGGKLAGIVPKMFLPNSREFYETRWFASGFALSKSRNSVTLFGEDVPFGNLLFRDEQHDLNLGIEVCEDLWVPISPGTHLALNGAHILFNPSASNETVGKADYRHSLILQNSAKNVCGYVYTSCGVHESTTDVVFSGDSVIAENGTLLAERPLFERESAILYGEIDYEHLRFERTYGQTFELCNTAYGSRDQIQTVALQPLRVLDSQKDTLMRQYAKNPFVPADPKSFDQRCRDIFNIQAAGLAKRIQHTRAKTAVIGISGGLDSTLALLVAVQTFKLLGKNTKDIIAVTMPGFGTTGKTYRNALTIMRLLETQVREISIKDSVLQHFKDIGHDENVHDVTYENAQARERTQVLMDVSNQSNGLVIGTGDLSEVALGWSTYNGDHMSMYGVNASVPKTLVRFVIQWVMNNKLSGAKEDKAFSSNNSLLKETLQAIMDTPISPELLPPDEKGEIAQKTEDTVGPYVLHDFFMFYTIRFGMQPKKLLYIAKTAFSDEYDETFIKKWLTVFYRRFFTQQFKRSCVPDGPKVGSVSLSPRGDWRMPSDADCEMWLSELKSE; translated from the coding sequence ATGAATCAATTGGGCTTAATCCGTACCGCCGCGGTCTCTCCAAAGCTAAAGGTTTCAAACACAGCCTATAACACGCAAGAAATCTTAAAGTGTGCTCGCGTAGCGGATGCAAGAGGTGCAGGTGTTATCTTATTCCCTGAGCTATGTATCACAGGCTATACCTGTGCTGATTTATTTTATCAAACCTTCTTATATGAACAAAATTTAAACAGCTTAAAAACTATCGTAGATGCTACGTCTAATATGAATGCTGCTCTTATCGTGGGCTTCTATCTCAAAGTTGAGAATAATTATTACAATTGTGCCGCATTGATACAGGGTGGAAAACTTGCCGGTATTGTACCAAAAATGTTTTTACCGAATTCCAGAGAATTTTATGAAACACGCTGGTTTGCCTCAGGATTTGCGCTTTCCAAATCTCGCAATTCGGTTACTCTGTTTGGCGAGGATGTTCCATTTGGGAACCTGCTGTTTCGTGACGAGCAGCATGACCTGAATTTAGGCATCGAAGTATGTGAAGATCTTTGGGTTCCAATTTCTCCCGGTACACATTTGGCACTCAATGGTGCACATATTTTATTTAACCCCTCTGCAAGCAATGAGACGGTAGGGAAAGCAGACTATCGTCATAGCTTGATACTGCAAAACAGTGCAAAAAATGTCTGCGGCTATGTCTATACCTCCTGCGGCGTCCATGAGTCAACGACTGATGTTGTTTTCAGCGGTGACAGCGTGATTGCAGAAAACGGGACACTCCTTGCAGAACGTCCTTTATTCGAACGGGAAAGTGCCATACTCTACGGAGAAATTGACTATGAACACCTTCGTTTTGAGCGAACCTATGGACAAACCTTTGAGCTGTGCAATACTGCTTATGGCAGTCGAGATCAGATTCAAACAGTCGCATTGCAGCCTCTTCGCGTCTTAGATTCCCAAAAAGACACTTTGATGCGGCAATATGCAAAGAATCCATTTGTCCCTGCTGATCCAAAAAGCTTTGACCAAAGATGCCGTGATATTTTTAATATTCAAGCGGCCGGACTTGCAAAGCGCATACAGCATACCCGTGCAAAAACAGCAGTCATCGGAATCTCTGGCGGATTGGATTCGACGCTTGCACTTCTTGTTGCGGTGCAGACCTTCAAACTCCTCGGAAAAAACACAAAAGATATTATTGCCGTCACCATGCCCGGCTTTGGAACGACAGGAAAAACCTATCGAAATGCGTTGACAATTATGAGGCTGCTGGAAACCCAAGTGCGTGAAATTTCCATTAAAGATTCCGTTTTGCAGCATTTTAAAGACATTGGACACGATGAAAACGTCCATGATGTTACCTATGAAAATGCGCAGGCCAGAGAACGTACACAAGTACTGATGGATGTATCAAATCAATCAAACGGTCTTGTAATTGGTACCGGTGATCTGTCAGAAGTTGCACTGGGCTGGAGCACCTATAACGGCGATCATATGTCTATGTACGGTGTAAATGCCAGTGTTCCGAAAACTCTGGTCCGCTTTGTCATTCAATGGGTTATGAATAACAAACTCAGCGGTGCAAAAGAAGACAAAGCTTTTAGCAGCAACAATAGCTTACTAAAAGAAACGTTGCAGGCAATCATGGATACCCCGATTTCACCCGAGCTTTTACCGCCGGATGAAAAGGGAGAAATCGCACAAAAAACAGAGGACACTGTAGGGCCGTATGTGCTCCACGACTTCTTTATGTTTTATACCATACGTTTTGGCATGCAGCCGAAGAAACTTTTATACATTGCAAAAACAGCTTTTTCTGATGAATATGATGAAACCTTTATCAAAAAATGGCTGACTGTATTTTATCGCCGCTTTTTCACACAGCAGTTTAAACGAAGCTGCGTACCTGATGGGCCAAAGGTCGGCTCTGTCAGCTTATCCCCTCGGGGTGACTGGAGAATGCCGAGTGATGCCGATTGTGAAATGTGGCTTTCTGAATTAAAGTCTGAATAA
- a CDS encoding alpha/beta hydrolase — MKKRGILIIHGFIGSPDEVSILSNYLQEKGYLVSVPRLLGHGSDKDLLYKVKAADWIKEVEKAYLELADTCDSIFVIGFSMGGLLAAHLHDYGISGLVTVNTPVYYWNVKQMIYNLFSDYRNYSSKYLNSGKGKPLNAMIQFQKLLSLTKPIFSRLNCYSLVLQTADDDTVLPISSDYIFSKIKGKKRLVKIAEGGHQIFQSDSAQEACMIIERYFDDFIS, encoded by the coding sequence ATGAAGAAAAGAGGGATATTAATTATACACGGTTTTATTGGAAGTCCGGATGAAGTAAGCATCCTTTCAAATTATTTACAAGAAAAAGGTTATCTTGTAAGTGTTCCACGACTGCTTGGGCATGGCTCAGACAAAGATTTGTTATATAAAGTTAAGGCAGCGGACTGGATTAAAGAAGTAGAAAAAGCTTATCTTGAACTTGCGGACACTTGTGATTCCATTTTTGTAATTGGGTTTTCCATGGGAGGATTGCTGGCGGCGCACCTTCATGATTACGGAATTTCAGGATTGGTAACAGTCAATACACCTGTGTATTACTGGAATGTAAAGCAGATGATTTATAATTTATTTTCTGATTACCGTAACTATTCATCAAAATATCTGAATTCGGGAAAAGGAAAACCATTAAATGCCATGATACAATTTCAAAAGCTTTTGAGTCTTACCAAGCCTATTTTCAGCCGACTAAATTGTTATTCTTTAGTATTACAAACTGCGGATGACGATACGGTGCTGCCGATAAGCTCTGATTACATTTTTTCTAAAATAAAAGGGAAAAAACGCTTGGTCAAAATCGCAGAAGGAGGGCATCAAATTTTTCAAAGTGATTCTGCACAAGAAGCTTGCATGATTATAGAAAGATATTTTGATGATTTTATTTCATGA
- a CDS encoding transcriptional regulator has protein sequence MNRKEFVEKLNERVKLIRTEYAFNQEQMAYILGISKKTLVEIEKGRSSLGWTGAVAVCTLFSESEILSGIFGGAPTDMIIALAFEENEPRYPKTMGGKVWWRILEEYDGYKLQQNIVSQHYRILNQENKRMRASFHYEQIQKQFDELRRDQ, from the coding sequence ATGAATCGAAAGGAATTTGTCGAGAAACTGAATGAACGTGTGAAGCTAATAAGAACCGAATATGCTTTTAACCAAGAGCAGATGGCATATATACTAGGAATCTCTAAGAAGACATTGGTTGAAATTGAGAAGGGGCGTTCCTCTTTGGGCTGGACAGGCGCTGTCGCAGTATGTACCCTTTTTTCAGAGAGTGAAATCCTTTCCGGTATCTTTGGCGGAGCACCTACGGATATGATTATTGCACTCGCATTTGAAGAGAATGAGCCTCGTTATCCGAAAACAATGGGAGGAAAAGTATGGTGGAGAATATTAGAGGAATATGATGGATATAAGCTCCAGCAGAATATTGTTTCGCAGCATTATCGCATCTTAAATCAGGAAAATAAAAGAATGCGAGCTTCCTTTCATTATGAGCAGATTCAAAAGCAGTTTGATGAATTGCGACGGGATCAATAG
- a CDS encoding cyclopropane-fatty-acyl-phospholipid synthase family protein produces the protein MIFEKIALKRLLNQLDQVPFRVQFMGEDVFTVGKGDPVFSTIIHKPIPKKELIHSTSLALGEAYMRRDIEVEGDLFTALNIVLSQIDKFSVNSKALDTILHTSTKEKNQKKEVCSHYDIGNDFYQLWLDETLNYSCGYFKTEKDTLYEAQVNKVQKILKKLQLKKGMTLLDIGCGWGYLLIEAAKKYGIQGLGITLSEEQYKSFKEKIKKENLEDQLEVRCMDYRKLKRSRYQFDRVVSIGMLEHVGRDNYDLFFENVNAVLKAKGIFLLQYISALKENPGDPWIKKYIFPGGVIPSLREILTLCGDYNFYTIDVESLRRHYVKTLLCWYRNFEKVKPQVMAKYTDSFTRMWELYLCACAASFNNGVIDLHQLLLSKEVNNDIPIHRTDYEY, from the coding sequence ATGATATTTGAAAAAATTGCTCTTAAAAGGCTGCTTAATCAATTGGATCAAGTTCCTTTCCGCGTTCAATTTATGGGGGAAGATGTTTTTACCGTCGGGAAAGGAGATCCTGTTTTTTCGACCATTATCCATAAACCAATCCCCAAAAAAGAACTGATCCACAGCACTTCATTAGCACTGGGCGAAGCATACATGCGGCGTGATATTGAGGTGGAAGGTGATTTATTTACTGCTTTAAATATCGTACTTAGCCAAATTGACAAATTTTCGGTCAACTCCAAGGCATTGGATACTATTTTGCATACATCTACAAAAGAAAAGAATCAAAAAAAAGAAGTTTGCTCCCATTACGACATTGGCAATGACTTCTATCAGCTTTGGCTTGATGAAACGCTGAATTATTCTTGTGGATATTTCAAAACCGAAAAGGATACCCTTTATGAAGCGCAAGTCAATAAGGTACAAAAAATACTTAAAAAGCTTCAGTTAAAAAAAGGGATGACGTTGTTAGATATTGGTTGTGGCTGGGGCTATCTTCTCATTGAAGCAGCAAAAAAATATGGAATCCAAGGGCTTGGTATTACTTTGAGTGAAGAACAATACAAATCGTTTAAAGAAAAAATTAAAAAAGAAAATTTGGAAGATCAACTTGAAGTGCGCTGTATGGATTATCGAAAACTCAAACGTTCCCGCTACCAATTTGACCGAGTCGTGAGTATCGGTATGCTTGAACATGTAGGGCGGGATAATTATGATTTATTCTTTGAAAATGTAAATGCAGTCTTAAAAGCAAAGGGCATATTTTTACTCCAATATATCAGTGCTTTAAAGGAAAATCCGGGTGATCCATGGATAAAAAAATATATTTTTCCTGGTGGCGTTATTCCCAGTCTGCGTGAAATTTTAACATTATGCGGTGATTATAATTTTTATACCATTGATGTGGAAAGCCTGCGCCGCCACTATGTGAAAACACTTCTTTGCTGGTATCGAAACTTTGAAAAGGTAAAACCGCAGGTCATGGCAAAATATACGGATTCTTTTACACGCATGTGGGAATTATATCTTTGTGCCTGTGCTGCTTCTTTTAATAATGGTGTTATCGATTTACATCAGCTGCTTCTCAGTAAAGAAGTCAATAATGATATCCCTATTCATCGAACCGATTATGAATATTAA
- a CDS encoding rubredoxin: protein MAVYVCGVCGWEYDEAAGYEEGGIAPGTKWEDLPDDFECPLCGVGKDQFEAK from the coding sequence ATGGCAGTTTATGTTTGTGGAGTATGCGGCTGGGAATATGATGAAGCAGCTGGTTACGAGGAAGGCGGTATTGCACCTGGTACGAAGTGGGAGGATCTTCCGGATGATTTTGAATGTCCGCTGTGCGGAGTAGGAAAAGATCAATTTGAAGCAAAATAA
- a CDS encoding DUF1540 domain-containing protein: MNHNSSIGCSVSECKFHCQDDNYCTLDKINVVKSSSTANSVECTDCGSFQK; encoded by the coding sequence ATGAATCATAATTCAAGTATCGGATGTTCTGTATCTGAATGTAAATTCCACTGCCAAGATGACAATTACTGCACATTGGATAAGATCAATGTAGTAAAAAGCTCTTCAACTGCAAACTCTGTGGAATGTACAGATTGTGGAAGTTTCCAAAAGTAA